Proteins encoded together in one Mycoplasma miroungirhinis window:
- a CDS encoding MATE family efflux transporter, whose product MNLKLKQKLEINNWKEFWVPKDMKMILKLTFPIFIQILINVIATIVGSLSVNWYLKVTHESGQVVGTYFYALAKVILVYNLISFIPTLVSSGVLIICSNLIGQNRHHELPKIIWTGVYVNLIIALVFFISMWFASPLLLAAMGSKSSIIIYGQNHQILHNNELEFTTKYLRYMLFWLFFYSIAQVFAAGLQAIKKNNIAVMGAIIGNFCAVVWMYVLLYGYSQYNPIYLTAFDYTLGAIIQLLINYIFCHFFIFKKYKTKIKDTFKWDYVKKTLVLGTPISLEYGVWTISQFLISSAISTGGLGDQYIGMYRAIIMITGITTAFNTALGAVTNVLIGIEIGKDDKKRAYNLAWQLFVIGLYFSLLSGAILISLTYPLLKLYQMDTAIINKIGYWIMFFSVLKIIVDTANLTILRALWSANDIWITILISLITMMVIQVSLVHIILDLWYKNNSASITAPLVFSVVFLSLIADPGLRSIIYIKRWINKTWHKYAKKF is encoded by the coding sequence ATGAATTTAAAATTAAAACAAAAATTAGAAATTAATAACTGAAAAGAGTTTTGAGTCCCCAAAGACATGAAAATGATTCTAAAACTAACTTTTCCTATTTTTATACAAATTTTAATTAATGTTATTGCAACTATAGTTGGTTCATTAAGTGTTAATTGATATTTAAAAGTAACTCATGAATCAGGACAAGTTGTAGGAACTTATTTTTATGCTTTAGCTAAAGTTATTTTAGTTTATAACTTAATATCTTTTATTCCTACATTAGTTTCTAGTGGAGTTTTAATTATTTGTAGTAATTTAATAGGACAAAATCGTCATCATGAACTACCTAAAATTATTTGAACAGGTGTTTATGTGAATTTAATTATTGCTTTAGTATTTTTTATTTCTATGTGATTTGCTTCGCCTCTTTTATTAGCAGCAATGGGTTCAAAAAGTTCAATTATAATATATGGTCAAAATCATCAAATTTTACATAATAATGAGTTAGAATTTACTACTAAATATTTAAGATATATGTTATTTTGATTGTTTTTTTATTCAATTGCACAAGTATTTGCAGCGGGATTACAAGCAATTAAGAAAAATAATATAGCAGTGATGGGTGCTATTATTGGTAATTTTTGTGCGGTTGTATGAATGTATGTTTTATTATATGGTTATAGTCAGTATAATCCAATTTATTTAACTGCTTTTGATTACACACTAGGAGCTATTATACAACTATTAATAAATTATATTTTTTGTCATTTTTTCATTTTTAAAAAATACAAAACTAAAATTAAAGATACTTTTAAATGAGATTATGTTAAAAAAACTTTAGTGTTAGGAACGCCAATTTCACTTGAATATGGTGTTTGGACTATTAGTCAATTTTTAATTAGTAGTGCAATAAGTACTGGTGGTTTAGGTGATCAATATATTGGAATGTATCGAGCAATAATTATGATTACTGGTATAACTACTGCTTTTAATACCGCACTTGGAGCTGTTACTAACGTATTAATTGGTATTGAAATTGGAAAAGATGATAAAAAAAGAGCATATAATTTAGCCTGACAATTATTTGTTATAGGTTTATATTTTTCGCTTTTAAGTGGTGCAATTTTAATATCTTTAACTTATCCATTATTAAAACTATATCAAATGGATACTGCAATAATTAATAAAATCGGTTATTGAATTATGTTTTTTAGTGTTTTAAAAATTATAGTAGATACTGCTAATTTAACTATTTTAAGAGCTTTATGAAGTGCAAATGACATATGAATAACTATTTTGATTAGTTTAATTACTATGATGGTTATTCAAGTGTCACTTGTACACATTATTTTAGATCTTTGATATAAAAATAATAGTGCATCAATTACTGCACCACTAGTATTTTCAGTTGTCTTTTTATCATTAATAGCAGATCCTGGTTTAAGATCAATTATTTATATAAAAAGATGAATTAATAAAACATGACATAAGTATGCTAAAAAATTCTAA
- a CDS encoding virulence protein has translation MYGIVFYLKKDVLKEEYGTEDYHAAYEEIRAILRHYGFHWLSNSFYYSRNINNLANIYRAIRILKTKEWFKKSLVSFNVFKMQDMSDFTQLIQDDWTPSNPLMS, from the coding sequence ATGTATGGAATTGTATTCTATCTAAAAAAAGATGTACTAAAAGAAGAATATGGTACTGAAGATTATCATGCAGCATACGAAGAAATACGTGCTATTTTAAGACATTATGGCTTCCATTGATTATCAAATAGTTTTTATTATTCACGAAATATTAATAATTTAGCAAATATTTATCGTGCAATTAGAATATTAAAAACCAAAGAATGATTTAAAAAATCTCTTGTGAGTTTTAATGTGTTTAAAATGCAAGATATGAGTGATTTTACACAATTAATTCAAGATGATTGAACCCCTTCAAATCCATTAATGTCATAA
- a CDS encoding leucine-rich repeat domain-containing protein, with translation MNTKRTKLLFSLSLLTTFSLPIIAISCGQQVENSNNVANNYFQVNSDKANLFYNPQTKILDLSSTKLQNIRAGSFSKQALKNIFITNEEFRKQVYDNEEKTIIIKKVIFPETLEIIEEGAFYSLGLEVVDFSKTTKLKSIKEKAFADNNISELILPDSVSNLGVSAFANNKIENLTLSKNLKVLNSFVFYHNNLKNVDLSNVTKVNDFSLSENNISELLLPKTLTQFANNSLDPKEPTTNPKTVLDVNNIDLKTVLINDNKNNEHNYTIKQ, from the coding sequence ATGAATACAAAAAGAACAAAATTATTATTTTCATTAAGTTTATTAACAACTTTTTCATTACCTATTATCGCAATTTCATGTGGTCAACAAGTTGAAAATTCAAATAACGTAGCAAATAATTATTTCCAAGTAAATAGTGATAAGGCAAATCTTTTTTACAATCCTCAAACTAAGATTTTAGATTTATCTTCTACTAAATTACAAAATATAAGAGCAGGAAGTTTTAGTAAACAAGCATTAAAAAATATTTTTATTACTAATGAAGAATTTAGAAAACAAGTTTATGATAATGAAGAAAAAACAATTATTATTAAAAAAGTTATTTTTCCTGAAACTCTTGAAATTATTGAAGAAGGTGCATTTTATAGTTTAGGTCTTGAAGTTGTTGATTTTTCAAAAACTACTAAACTAAAATCAATTAAAGAAAAAGCTTTTGCAGATAATAATATCAGTGAATTAATTTTACCTGATTCAGTTTCTAATTTAGGAGTATCTGCATTTGCAAATAATAAAATTGAAAATTTAACATTATCTAAAAACTTAAAAGTATTAAATAGCTTTGTTTTTTATCATAATAATTTAAAAAATGTAGATTTAAGTAATGTAACCAAAGTTAATGATTTTTCATTATCTGAGAACAATATTTCAGAATTATTATTACCAAAAACATTAACACAATTTGCAAACAATTCATTAGATCCAAAAGAACCAACAACTAATCCAAAAACAGTATTAGATGTAAATAATATTGATTTAAAAACTGTTCTTATAAATGATAATAAAAACAACGAACATAATTACACAATCAAACAATAA
- the uvrB gene encoding excinuclease ABC subunit UvrB, with protein sequence MDFQTKKFILHSDFKPTGDQPEAIEKLVQGLNNNKKEQVLLGVTGSGKTFTIANVIAKINRPSLVLSHNKTLASQLYQELKAFFPENRVEYFVSYFDYYRPEAYLPAKDVFIDKTSKNNKELEAMRQRTINALSLRRDTIVVGSVASIYGAFNPTEYRNSFLPIELNMQFDRRDFMIKLIQIGYKRNQLALDRGDFWTKGDIFEIAPSWTEEFNIRIDFFDTEIEKIATINPITKNIIQTFKTYTILPASAYATNPDTNKRVIALIELELEKQLQKFEKENKLLEYQRLKERIKNDIDSLSEFGYVNGIENYSRYIDNRDEGQKPYTLIDYLPKDAVIFIDESHMMIPQLNGMYNGDRSRKETLVEYGFRLPSALDNRPLKFYEFEEYDFQKIFISATPGEYEIKKTDGELITQFIRPTGLLDPIIEIHPIENQIEKIFDELKKQKEQNDRTLILTTTKRNAEELSKYLTSKKVKTAYIHSEFNTFERNTILRKLRKGIYDVVIGINLIREGIDLPEVSLICVLDADKDGLMRNTTSLIQIVGRAARNDRGRVIFFADKMSKSMQETIVDNQMKRQIQQEYNKKHHIIPKTIIKPVNEAIENEKLLEEIEDTFTQNNISKKTKEKKMFDVLRKEMKEASQKMDFEKAAQLRDMILELGGTLE encoded by the coding sequence ATGGATTTTCAAACAAAAAAATTTATTTTACATAGTGATTTTAAACCAACAGGAGACCAACCAGAGGCAATTGAAAAATTAGTTCAAGGTTTAAATAATAACAAAAAAGAACAAGTACTTTTAGGTGTTACTGGTAGTGGTAAAACCTTTACAATTGCAAATGTAATTGCAAAAATTAATCGTCCTTCTTTAGTTTTAAGTCATAATAAAACATTAGCAAGTCAACTATATCAAGAATTAAAAGCATTTTTTCCTGAAAATAGAGTTGAATATTTTGTATCATATTTTGATTATTATCGACCAGAAGCTTATTTACCTGCTAAAGATGTTTTTATTGATAAAACATCCAAAAATAATAAAGAATTAGAAGCAATGAGACAAAGAACTATTAATGCTTTAAGTTTAAGGAGAGATACTATAGTTGTTGGATCAGTTGCAAGTATTTATGGTGCTTTTAATCCTACTGAATATCGTAATTCATTTTTGCCAATTGAACTAAATATGCAATTTGATCGTCGAGATTTTATGATTAAACTGATTCAAATTGGTTATAAAAGAAATCAACTTGCATTAGACCGTGGTGATTTTTGAACCAAAGGTGATATTTTCGAAATAGCTCCTTCTTGAACTGAAGAATTTAACATCAGAATTGATTTTTTTGATACAGAAATTGAAAAAATCGCTACTATTAATCCAATTACTAAAAATATAATTCAAACATTTAAAACATATACAATTTTACCTGCAAGTGCATATGCGACTAATCCAGATACAAATAAAAGAGTTATTGCTTTAATTGAGCTAGAACTAGAAAAACAACTGCAAAAATTCGAAAAAGAAAACAAATTACTTGAATATCAAAGACTAAAAGAAAGAATTAAAAACGACATTGATTCATTATCTGAATTTGGTTATGTAAATGGAATTGAAAACTATTCACGTTATATAGATAATCGTGATGAAGGTCAAAAACCTTATACACTAATTGATTATTTACCTAAAGATGCAGTTATTTTTATTGATGAATCGCATATGATGATTCCGCAATTAAATGGAATGTATAATGGCGATCGTTCTCGAAAAGAAACACTAGTTGAATATGGTTTTAGATTACCAAGTGCACTTGATAATCGACCTTTAAAATTTTATGAATTTGAAGAATATGATTTTCAAAAAATTTTTATTTCTGCAACACCAGGAGAATATGAAATCAAAAAAACAGATGGAGAGTTAATTACTCAATTTATTCGACCAACTGGTTTATTAGATCCAATCATTGAAATTCATCCGATTGAAAATCAAATTGAAAAAATCTTTGATGAATTAAAAAAACAAAAAGAACAAAATGATAGAACTTTAATTCTAACTACTACAAAAAGAAATGCAGAGGAATTATCAAAATATTTAACTTCTAAAAAAGTTAAAACTGCATATATTCATTCGGAATTTAACACATTTGAAAGAAATACTATTTTAAGAAAATTAAGAAAAGGTATTTATGATGTAGTGATTGGAATTAATTTAATTCGTGAAGGAATAGATTTACCTGAAGTGTCTTTAATTTGTGTACTTGATGCAGATAAAGATGGATTAATGCGTAATACTACGAGTTTAATTCAAATAGTTGGTAGAGCAGCTAGAAATGATCGTGGTAGAGTGATCTTTTTTGCTGATAAAATGTCTAAAAGTATGCAAGAAACTATTGTAGATAATCAAATGAAAAGACAAATCCAACAAGAATATAATAAAAAACATCATATCATTCCTAAAACAATTATAAAACCTGTCAATGAAGCAATTGAAAATGAAAAATTACTTGAAGAAATTGAAGATACCTTTACTCAAAATAATATTTCTAAAAAAACAAAAGAAAAGAAAATGTTTGATGTTTTAAGAAAAGAAATGAAAGAAGCATCTCAAAAAATGGACTTTGAAAAAGCTGCACAATTAAGAGATATGATTTTAGAACTAGGTGGAACATTAGAATAA
- a CDS encoding lactate/malate family dehydrogenase, translating to MKKIIVVGLGNVAYTFVNISIARGTQAEWVFVDKNNDVAEAHAHDFEDMVSLMPRNNSTFRTGTLADAKGADIAVITASIPMKNLVDRLALAAENAKLMKSFGEGLKAANFKGTVIVASNPCDVMAACIHYTTGLPYKKIISTGTYLDSGRFKKFVAQKLNVSPDSIHGYVLGEHGKTAMIAWSNVEVGNVPFKHLLKAKKFTTADMTDILEKTIAEGLFIYNRKGNTQFGIGTAIFEIMDAVLKNKRQVMNVGVKLPRGYYKAGIYSTIPVIVGENGYEYLPGKLNMTKEEWAAFNSSSDTLAKTTKESLDLVGYPIDFE from the coding sequence ATGAAAAAAATTATTGTAGTAGGATTAGGAAATGTAGCTTATACATTTGTTAATATTTCAATCGCAAGAGGAACTCAAGCAGAATGAGTTTTTGTAGATAAAAATAATGATGTTGCAGAAGCACATGCACACGACTTTGAAGATATGGTTTCTTTAATGCCAAGAAATAACTCAACATTTAGAACAGGAACTTTAGCAGACGCTAAAGGAGCTGACATCGCAGTTATTACAGCATCAATACCAATGAAAAACTTAGTAGATCGTTTAGCACTTGCTGCTGAAAATGCTAAATTAATGAAATCATTTGGTGAAGGACTAAAAGCAGCTAACTTTAAAGGAACAGTTATCGTTGCAAGTAACCCATGTGATGTTATGGCTGCTTGCATTCACTATACAACTGGATTACCTTACAAAAAAATTATTTCAACTGGAACATATTTAGATTCAGGAAGATTTAAAAAATTCGTAGCACAAAAACTAAATGTATCACCAGATTCAATTCATGGTTATGTATTAGGAGAACATGGAAAAACAGCAATGATTGCTTGATCAAACGTTGAAGTTGGAAATGTTCCATTCAAACACTTGTTAAAAGCTAAAAAATTCACAACAGCTGATATGACAGACATTTTAGAAAAAACAATCGCTGAAGGATTATTCATTTACAACCGTAAAGGAAATACTCAATTCGGAATTGGAACAGCTATTTTTGAAATAATGGATGCTGTATTAAAAAACAAACGTCAAGTTATGAACGTTGGGGTTAAATTACCACGTGGATACTACAAAGCAGGAATTTATTCAACAATTCCAGTTATCGTTGGAGAAAACGGGTATGAATACTTACCAGGTAAACTAAATATGACTAAAGAAGAATGAGCAGCATTTAATAGTTCATCAGATACTTTAGCAAAAACTACAAAAGAATCATTAGATTTAGTTGGATACCCAATCGACTTTGAATAA